In Pseudomonas fluorescens, a genomic segment contains:
- a CDS encoding RimK family protein: MSAVQGHWREVSEQTVAATITSKGYFSVLPRGASQVVIIVERKEDWASYFPSEDIVTAQEYLEHTRENEAGKRVQVINLCRSYKYLGHGYYCSLLAEARGHKVIPSVRTISELTRKSLYGLALDDLDKTLDKALSHHLYSNTEGFTLTLYFGRTNIEPLQELARQLFEAFPCPILLVEFRKNNGWHIEGVKSGVLHKLRDDQEDQFAHALDNFSRKIWRQPRSRRMARYDLAILHDPQEQLPPSNARALDNFVRVGKGLGIDVELIERKDYARLAEYDALLIRETTSVDNHTYRFAKKAESEGLVVMDDPASILRCTNKVYLTDLLNSHQLGMPATEILYKERPEDFERVGERLGFPLVLKIPDGCFSRGVIKVESQEALLKATAELFEHSVLLLAQEFFYTEYDWRIGVLNRKPIFACQYFMSKGHWQIYNHKAIGQDINGECRTLAVHEAPKAVVELAVKTANLIGDGLYGVDLKQSGDKVVVIEVNDNPNLDAGIEDAYLQDDLYSLVLEEFVRRLELKRQGQAW, from the coding sequence ATGTCAGCGGTACAAGGTCATTGGCGTGAAGTATCCGAGCAAACTGTCGCGGCGACAATAACTTCCAAAGGTTATTTTTCTGTTTTGCCCAGAGGCGCAAGTCAAGTCGTGATCATTGTCGAGCGCAAGGAAGATTGGGCCTCTTATTTCCCCAGCGAAGACATCGTCACCGCCCAGGAATACCTGGAACACACCCGGGAAAACGAGGCAGGCAAGCGCGTGCAGGTGATCAACCTGTGCCGCAGCTACAAGTACCTGGGCCACGGCTACTACTGCTCGCTGCTGGCCGAGGCGCGCGGGCACAAGGTAATTCCGTCGGTGCGTACCATCAGTGAACTGACCCGAAAGTCATTGTATGGCCTGGCATTGGATGACCTGGATAAAACCCTCGATAAAGCCTTGAGTCATCATCTCTACAGTAATACCGAAGGCTTTACCCTGACCCTTTACTTTGGTCGAACCAATATAGAGCCGTTGCAGGAGTTGGCCCGTCAATTATTTGAGGCCTTTCCGTGCCCGATCCTCTTAGTTGAATTCAGAAAGAATAACGGCTGGCACATAGAGGGGGTCAAGTCCGGTGTATTGCACAAGTTGCGCGATGACCAGGAAGATCAATTCGCCCACGCCCTCGACAACTTCAGTCGCAAGATCTGGCGCCAGCCACGCTCACGACGCATGGCCCGCTATGACCTGGCGATTCTTCACGATCCCCAGGAGCAATTGCCGCCGTCCAACGCCCGCGCCCTGGACAATTTCGTGCGGGTCGGCAAGGGGCTGGGCATCGATGTGGAGTTGATCGAGCGCAAAGACTACGCGCGCCTGGCCGAATACGACGCTTTGCTGATCCGTGAGACCACCAGTGTCGACAACCATACCTACCGCTTTGCCAAGAAAGCCGAAAGCGAAGGGTTGGTGGTGATGGATGACCCGGCGTCGATCCTACGCTGTACCAACAAGGTCTACCTCACCGATTTGCTCAATAGCCATCAACTGGGCATGCCGGCCACCGAAATTCTGTACAAGGAGCGACCGGAAGACTTCGAACGGGTGGGCGAGCGCCTCGGCTTCCCCCTGGTGTTGAAAATCCCCGATGGGTGTTTCTCCCGAGGCGTGATCAAGGTGGAAAGCCAGGAAGCCTTGCTCAAGGCCACCGCCGAACTGTTCGAACATTCGGTCCTGCTGCTGGCCCAGGAGTTTTTCTATACCGAGTACGACTGGCGTATTGGCGTGCTCAACCGCAAGCCGATTTTTGCCTGCCAGTACTTTATGTCCAAGGGCCATTGGCAGATCTACAACCACAAGGCCATCGGCCAGGACATCAACGGCGAATGCCGTACCCTGGCGGTCCATGAGGCGCCCAAGGCGGTGGTGGAACTGGCGGTGAAGACCGCCAACCTGATCGGCGACGGCCTCTACGGCGTAGACCTCAAGCAGTCCGGCGACAAGGTGGTGGTGATCGAGGTCAACGACAACCCCAACCTGGACGCGGGTATCGAAGATGCCTACTTGCAGGACGACCTGTACAGCCTGGTGCTGGAAGAGTTTGTGCGGCGCCTGGAGTTGAAGCGTCAGGGCCAGGCCTGGTGA
- a CDS encoding peptidase C39 family protein, which produces MALFFRVATPSDVPALVVLEQHCFTTDRLSPRSFQWMISRAHGQLLVAEQDGQLLGYALLLFHRGTSLARLYSIAIAAHARGLGLGKQLLARAEACAVEHDCAYLRLEVRTDNPGALALYERTGYRRFALINDYYEDHVPALRLEKRIVQHHDARPQSVPYYPQTTDFTCGAACLLMAMGALVPARVALRREELQIWREATTVFMTAGHGGCSPQGLALAAWRRGFRVRMQVNVSGPLFLDGVRDQHKKDVMRVVHEAFEEELASSDVEQVLGGTLDLPRVLREGGQPLVLISSYRLTRSKSPHWVMVTDCDDDFVYLHDPDVDHSQHRQPLDCQHLPVSHGEFERMCRFGNNKLRAAVLVFTR; this is translated from the coding sequence ATGGCTCTTTTCTTTCGCGTTGCAACCCCCAGCGATGTGCCAGCATTAGTCGTACTGGAACAGCATTGTTTCACCACCGATCGGCTGTCACCGCGCAGTTTCCAGTGGATGATCAGCCGCGCCCACGGCCAACTGCTGGTGGCCGAACAGGACGGGCAATTACTGGGCTATGCGCTGCTGCTGTTCCATCGCGGCACCTCGTTGGCACGTTTGTACTCCATCGCCATCGCCGCGCACGCACGCGGCCTGGGCCTGGGCAAACAACTGCTGGCCCGCGCCGAGGCCTGTGCCGTAGAGCACGACTGCGCCTACCTGCGCCTGGAAGTGCGCACCGACAACCCCGGCGCCCTCGCCCTGTATGAACGCACGGGCTACCGACGCTTTGCCCTGATCAACGATTACTACGAAGACCATGTCCCCGCCTTGCGCCTGGAGAAGCGCATCGTCCAGCACCACGACGCGCGTCCGCAGAGCGTGCCGTATTACCCGCAAACCACCGATTTCACCTGTGGCGCCGCGTGCCTGTTGATGGCCATGGGCGCGCTGGTGCCTGCGCGCGTGGCGTTGCGCCGCGAAGAGCTGCAAATCTGGCGGGAAGCGACCACCGTGTTCATGACCGCCGGCCATGGCGGCTGCAGCCCCCAGGGCCTGGCGCTGGCCGCCTGGCGTCGCGGTTTTCGGGTGCGCATGCAGGTGAATGTCAGCGGGCCGCTGTTTCTCGATGGCGTGCGCGATCAACATAAAAAGGACGTGATGCGCGTGGTGCACGAAGCCTTCGAGGAAGAATTGGCCAGCAGCGACGTCGAGCAGGTACTCGGCGGCACGCTGGACTTGCCTCGGGTATTACGCGAGGGCGGGCAGCCGCTGGTGTTGATCAGCAGCTACCGCCTCACGCGCTCCAAGTCGCCCCACTGGGTGATGGTCACCGACTGCGACGATGACTTCGTCTACCTGCACGACCCGGACGTGGACCACAGCCAGCACCGCCAGCCCCTGGACTGCCAGCATTTGCCGGTCAGCCATGGCGAGTTCGAACGCATGTGCCGCTTCGGCAACAACAAATTGCGCGCGGCGGTGCTCGTGTTTACGCGGTAA
- the sfnG gene encoding dimethylsulfone monooxygenase SfnG, producing MSQQAVKFAYWVPNVSGGLVVSKIEQRTHWGIDYNRKLAQLAEEAGFEYGLTQIRFTAGYGAENQHESVAFSHALLAATTKLKVIAAILPGPWQPALAAKQLATIDQLTNGRIAVNIVSGWFKGEFQAIGEHWLEHDERYRRSEEFIRALKGIWSQDDFTFKGDFYRFNNYTLKPKPLGQPEVFQGGSSRAARDMAARVSDWYFTNGNTPEGIKAQVDDIRAKAAANNHSVKVGVNAFVIARDTEEEARAVLAEIIDKADPEAVNAFGDAAKQAGKASPEGEGNWAKSSFEDLVQYNDGFKTNLIGTPQQIAERIVALKAVGVDLVLAGFLHFQEEVEYFGKRVLPLVRELEAKAGIKQVA from the coding sequence ATGAGTCAACAAGCCGTGAAATTTGCCTATTGGGTGCCCAACGTCAGTGGTGGGCTGGTGGTCAGCAAAATCGAGCAACGCACCCATTGGGGCATCGACTACAACCGCAAACTGGCGCAATTGGCCGAAGAGGCCGGCTTCGAATATGGCCTGACGCAGATTCGCTTTACCGCCGGCTACGGCGCGGAGAACCAGCATGAATCCGTGGCGTTCAGCCATGCCCTGCTGGCAGCGACCACCAAGCTCAAGGTGATTGCGGCGATTTTGCCCGGCCCCTGGCAACCGGCGCTGGCGGCCAAGCAATTGGCGACCATCGATCAACTGACCAATGGCCGTATCGCGGTGAACATCGTCAGTGGCTGGTTCAAGGGCGAGTTCCAGGCCATCGGCGAACATTGGTTGGAACACGACGAGCGCTACCGCCGCTCCGAAGAATTCATCCGTGCCTTGAAAGGCATCTGGAGCCAGGACGACTTCACCTTCAAGGGCGACTTCTATCGCTTCAACAACTACACCCTCAAGCCCAAGCCCCTGGGCCAACCGGAAGTGTTCCAGGGCGGCAGCTCGCGGGCGGCGCGGGATATGGCGGCGCGGGTGTCCGACTGGTACTTCACCAACGGCAACACCCCGGAAGGCATCAAGGCCCAGGTCGACGATATCCGCGCCAAGGCCGCCGCCAACAACCATTCGGTGAAAGTCGGCGTCAACGCCTTCGTGATCGCCCGCGATACCGAGGAAGAAGCCCGCGCCGTGCTCGCGGAAATCATCGACAAGGCCGACCCCGAGGCGGTCAACGCCTTTGGTGATGCGGCCAAACAAGCGGGCAAGGCTTCGCCGGAAGGCGAGGGCAACTGGGCCAAGTCCAGCTTCGAAGACCTGGTGCAATACAACGACGGCTTCAAGACCAACCTGATCGGCACCCCGCAGCAGATTGCCGAGCGCATCGTCGCGCTCAAGGCGGTGGGCGTCGACCTGGTGCTGGCCGGCTTCCTGCACTTCCAGGAAGAAGTGGAGTACTTCGGCAAGCGCGTATTGCCGCTGGTGCGCGAGCTGGAAGCCAAGGCCGGGATCAAGCAGGTGGCCTGA
- a CDS encoding acyl-CoA dehydrogenase family protein, which produces MTEQHVINPLSIGVDYPTLAARFRPIFQRIAEGAVQREQTRALPYEPIQWLKDAGFGAVRVPVEYGGGGASLPQLFELLIELAAADSNVPQALRGHFAFAEDRLNAPPSAGRDLWFKRFVDGDIVGCAWTEIGNVAIGDVVTQVTPDGDQWKLNGEKFYSTGSIFADWIDVYAQRSDTGGDVIAATRARQPGVAHSDDWDGFGQRTTGSGTSRFTDAVVEAENVIDFATRFKYQTAFYQLVLLASLAGIGRAALNDVAQQVRNRKRIYSHGNAPHVSQDAQIQQVVGEVAALVYAAQATALKAAVPAQRAYLARFAGDDVAEREANVAAEIESATAQVVVSELIQRATSELFNALGASDVRQGKALDRHWRNARTVSSHNPVIYKARIVGDWVINGTEPPFVWQIGNGPAKV; this is translated from the coding sequence ATGACCGAACAACACGTCATCAACCCGCTGTCCATTGGCGTCGACTACCCCACCCTGGCCGCACGCTTCCGGCCGATCTTCCAGCGCATCGCCGAAGGCGCGGTGCAGCGCGAGCAAACCCGCGCCCTGCCCTATGAGCCAATCCAGTGGCTGAAGGACGCCGGCTTTGGCGCAGTGCGAGTGCCCGTGGAATACGGTGGCGGTGGTGCGTCCCTGCCGCAATTGTTTGAACTGCTGATCGAGCTGGCCGCCGCCGACTCCAATGTGCCCCAGGCCCTGCGCGGGCACTTCGCCTTTGCCGAAGACCGCTTGAATGCGCCGCCCAGTGCCGGTCGCGACCTGTGGTTCAAGCGCTTTGTCGACGGCGATATCGTTGGCTGCGCCTGGACCGAAATCGGCAACGTGGCCATCGGTGATGTGGTCACCCAGGTCACCCCGGATGGCGACCAGTGGAAGCTCAACGGCGAGAAGTTCTACAGCACTGGCAGCATTTTCGCCGACTGGATCGATGTCTATGCCCAGCGCAGTGACACCGGTGGCGATGTGATCGCCGCCACCCGCGCGCGCCAGCCTGGCGTGGCCCACAGCGATGACTGGGACGGCTTCGGCCAACGCACCACCGGCAGCGGCACCTCGCGCTTTACTGACGCGGTGGTCGAAGCGGAAAACGTGATCGATTTTGCTACCCGCTTCAAATACCAGACCGCGTTTTACCAGCTCGTGCTGCTGGCCAGCCTGGCCGGGATCGGCCGCGCGGCGCTTAACGATGTGGCGCAGCAGGTGCGCAACCGCAAGCGCATCTACAGCCATGGCAATGCCCCCCATGTCAGCCAGGATGCGCAGATTCAGCAAGTGGTGGGCGAAGTCGCGGCGCTGGTATATGCCGCTCAAGCCACTGCGTTGAAAGCCGCAGTGCCGGCGCAACGGGCGTACCTGGCACGGTTCGCCGGGGATGATGTTGCCGAGCGCGAGGCCAATGTGGCCGCCGAAATCGAGTCGGCCACCGCGCAGGTGGTGGTGTCGGAGTTGATCCAGCGTGCCACCAGTGAGTTGTTCAACGCGCTGGGGGCCTCGGATGTGCGCCAGGGCAAAGCCCTCGACCGGCATTGGCGCAATGCGCGGACCGTGTCGTCACACAACCCGGTGATCTACAAGGCGCGAATTGTAGGGGATTGGGTGATCAATGGCACCGAGCCGCCGTTTGTGTGGCAAATCGGCAATGGCCCGGCGAAAGTTTGA
- a CDS encoding ABC transporter ATP-binding protein, giving the protein MNQDNLIEIRDLSVEFVTGEHHHRVVNNVSFDIKRGETLALVGESGSGKSVTAHSILRLLPYPLARHPSGTIKYSDQDLLTLKEKTIRHIRGNRIAMIFQEPMTSLNPLHCIEKQINEVLGLHKGLTGKVATRRTLELLELVGIPEPHKRLKALPHELSGGQRQRVMIAMALANEPELLIADEPTTALDVTVQLKILELLKELQARLGMALLLISHDLNLVRRIAHRVCVMQQGCIVEQADCETLFQSPQHPYTQELLAAEPSGGPASTAIGPPLLEVDDLKVWFPIKKGFLRNTVDYVKAVDGINFSLPQGQTLGIVGESGSGKSTLGLAILRLIASKGGIRFEGQQLDRLSQQQVRPLRREMQVVFQDPFGSLSPRMCVSEIVGEGLRIHKMGTPAEQEAAIIAALKEVGLDPDSRHRYPHEFSGGQRQRIAIARALVLKPRLILLDEPTSALDRTVQRQVVELLRSLQAKYNLTYLFISHDLAVVKALSHQLMVVKHGQVVEQGEASAIFAEPQHAYTRQLLEAAFLV; this is encoded by the coding sequence ATGAATCAGGACAATCTGATCGAAATCCGCGACCTCTCCGTCGAGTTCGTCACGGGCGAGCATCACCACCGCGTGGTCAACAACGTCAGCTTCGATATCAAGCGCGGCGAGACCCTGGCGCTGGTCGGCGAAAGCGGCTCCGGCAAATCGGTGACCGCCCACTCGATCCTGCGCCTGCTGCCCTACCCGCTGGCACGGCATCCGTCCGGCACCATCAAGTATTCCGACCAGGACCTGCTGACCCTCAAGGAAAAAACCATCCGGCACATTCGCGGTAACCGTATCGCGATGATCTTCCAGGAGCCGATGACCTCGCTCAACCCCCTGCATTGCATCGAGAAACAGATCAACGAAGTGCTCGGCCTGCACAAGGGGCTGACCGGCAAGGTCGCCACCCGACGCACCCTGGAACTGCTCGAACTGGTGGGCATCCCCGAGCCGCACAAGCGCCTCAAGGCCCTGCCCCATGAACTCTCCGGCGGCCAGCGCCAACGGGTGATGATCGCCATGGCCCTGGCCAATGAACCGGAGTTGTTGATTGCGGACGAGCCGACCACGGCCCTCGACGTCACGGTGCAGTTGAAGATCCTTGAACTGCTCAAGGAGTTGCAGGCACGGCTGGGCATGGCCTTGCTGCTGATCAGCCACGACTTGAACCTGGTGCGGCGCATCGCCCATCGCGTGTGTGTGATGCAGCAGGGTTGTATTGTCGAGCAGGCCGATTGCGAGACGCTGTTCCAATCGCCCCAGCACCCCTACACCCAGGAACTGCTCGCCGCCGAACCCAGCGGCGGACCGGCCAGCACGGCGATCGGGCCGCCCTTGCTGGAGGTCGACGACCTCAAGGTGTGGTTCCCGATCAAGAAAGGCTTTTTGCGCAACACCGTCGATTACGTCAAGGCGGTGGACGGCATCAACTTCAGCCTGCCCCAGGGCCAGACCCTGGGCATCGTCGGCGAAAGCGGCTCAGGCAAATCCACCCTGGGCCTGGCGATTCTGCGCTTGATCGCCAGCAAAGGCGGGATTCGCTTCGAAGGCCAGCAACTGGACAGGCTCAGCCAACAGCAAGTGCGCCCATTGCGCCGGGAAATGCAGGTGGTGTTCCAGGACCCATTCGGCAGCCTGAGCCCGCGCATGTGCGTCAGCGAGATCGTCGGCGAAGGTTTGCGCATCCACAAGATGGGCACGCCTGCGGAGCAGGAGGCGGCGATTATCGCGGCGCTCAAGGAAGTCGGGTTGGACCCGGACTCTCGGCATCGGTATCCCCATGAATTCTCGGGGGGCCAGCGTCAACGCATCGCCATCGCCCGCGCATTGGTGCTCAAGCCACGCCTGATTTTGCTGGATGAGCCGACGTCGGCACTGGACCGAACGGTGCAGCGGCAGGTGGTGGAGTTGTTGCGTAGTTTGCAGGCCAAGTACAACCTCACGTATCTGTTTATCAGCCATGACTTGGCGGTGGTGAAAGCGCTGAGCCATCAGTTGATGGTGGTCAAGCATGGGCAGGTGGTGGAACAGGGGGAGGCGTCGGCGATTTTTGCTGAGCCGCAGCATGCTTATACGCGGCAGCTTTTGGAGGCGGCGTTTTTGGTTTGA
- a CDS encoding ABC transporter permease has protein sequence MNLSPLNRRRFERFKANKRGWWSLWLFLILFVLSLGAELIANDKPLAVHYDGDWYFPALKRYPETTFGGEFPLEANYKSPYIQELLKTKDAWTLWAPIPFSYQSINYDLKVPAPAPPSSMNLLGTDDQGRDVLARVIYGFRVSVLFALTLTVLSSIIGVIAGALQGFYGGWVDLAGQRFLEIWSGLPVLYLLIILASFVQPNFWWLLGIMLLFSWMSLVDVVRAEFLRGRNLEYVRAARALGMQNGAIMFRHILPNAMVSTMTFMPFILTGAIGTLTALDFLGFGLPAGSPSLGELVAQGKSNLQAPWLGMSAFAVLAIMLSLLVFIGESARDAFDPRK, from the coding sequence ATGAACCTATCCCCCCTCAATCGCCGCCGGTTCGAGCGGTTCAAGGCCAATAAACGTGGCTGGTGGTCGCTGTGGCTGTTCCTGATCCTGTTCGTGTTGAGCCTGGGCGCCGAGTTGATCGCCAACGACAAACCGCTGGCGGTCCATTACGACGGCGACTGGTACTTCCCGGCACTCAAGCGCTACCCGGAGACCACCTTCGGCGGTGAATTCCCCCTGGAGGCCAACTACAAGAGCCCGTATATCCAGGAACTGCTCAAGACCAAGGACGCCTGGACACTGTGGGCGCCAATCCCCTTCAGTTACCAGAGCATCAACTACGACCTGAAAGTTCCCGCCCCCGCGCCCCCCTCGTCGATGAACCTGCTGGGCACCGATGACCAGGGCCGCGACGTGCTGGCGCGGGTGATCTACGGCTTCCGCGTGTCGGTGCTGTTCGCCCTGACCCTCACCGTGCTCAGCTCGATCATCGGCGTGATCGCCGGGGCCCTGCAGGGCTTCTATGGCGGCTGGGTCGACCTGGCCGGGCAACGCTTCCTGGAGATATGGTCCGGCTTGCCGGTGCTGTACCTGCTGATCATCCTCGCCAGCTTCGTGCAGCCGAACTTCTGGTGGCTGTTGGGGATCATGCTGCTGTTCTCCTGGATGAGCCTGGTGGACGTGGTACGCGCCGAGTTCCTGCGTGGGCGCAACCTCGAATACGTACGCGCGGCCCGAGCCCTGGGCATGCAGAATGGCGCCATCATGTTCCGCCATATCCTGCCCAATGCCATGGTCTCGACCATGACCTTCATGCCGTTCATCCTCACCGGCGCCATCGGTACCCTCACCGCCCTGGACTTCCTCGGGTTCGGCCTGCCGGCCGGTTCGCCGTCCCTGGGGGAACTGGTGGCCCAGGGCAAGTCCAACCTGCAGGCACCGTGGCTGGGCATGAGTGCGTTTGCCGTGCTGGCAATCATGCTGAGTTTGCTGGTGTTTATCGGCGAGTCCGCTCGCGATGCCTTCGACCCGAGGAAATGA
- a CDS encoding microcin C ABC transporter permease YejB, translating into MLAYIVRRLLLIIPTLFGILLINFIIIQAAPGGPVEQMIAKLEGFEGATSRIAGGGAEVSVAGSSSYRGAQGLDPALIKEIEKMYGFDKSAPERLWIMVKNYARLDFGDSFFRDAKVIDLIKEKMPVSISLGLWSTLIMYLVSIPLGIAKATRHGSHFDVWTSSAIIVGYAIPAFLFAILLIVVFAGGSYFDWFPLRGLTSNNFDELSWGGKILDYFWHLALPITALVIGNFATMTLLTKNSFLDEINKQYVVTAKAKGLTNHRVLYGHVFRNAMLLVIAGFPSAFIGIFFTGSLLVEVIFSLDGLGLMSFEAAINRDYPVVFGTLFIFTLLGLVVKLIGDLTYTLVDPRIDFASREH; encoded by the coding sequence ATGCTGGCCTACATTGTTCGCCGCCTGTTGCTGATTATCCCCACGCTGTTCGGGATCCTGCTGATCAACTTCATCATTATCCAGGCCGCCCCAGGCGGCCCGGTGGAGCAGATGATCGCCAAGCTCGAAGGCTTTGAAGGCGCCACCAGCCGCATTGCCGGCGGCGGTGCGGAGGTGTCGGTTGCCGGCTCCAGCAGCTACCGCGGCGCCCAGGGCCTGGACCCGGCGCTGATCAAGGAAATCGAAAAGATGTACGGCTTCGACAAGTCGGCGCCGGAACGCTTGTGGATCATGGTCAAGAACTACGCCCGGCTGGACTTTGGCGACAGTTTCTTCCGTGACGCCAAGGTCATCGACCTGATCAAGGAAAAAATGCCGGTGTCCATCTCCCTCGGGTTGTGGAGCACGCTGATCATGTACCTGGTGTCGATCCCCCTGGGGATCGCCAAGGCCACGCGCCATGGCAGCCACTTCGACGTGTGGACCAGCTCGGCCATTATCGTCGGCTACGCGATCCCGGCGTTCCTGTTTGCGATCCTGCTGATCGTAGTGTTTGCCGGCGGCAGTTACTTCGACTGGTTCCCCTTGCGCGGGCTGACCTCCAACAACTTTGACGAACTGAGCTGGGGCGGCAAGATCCTCGATTATTTCTGGCACCTGGCATTGCCGATTACGGCCCTGGTGATCGGCAACTTCGCCACCATGACCCTGCTGACCAAGAACAGTTTCCTCGACGAAATCAACAAACAGTACGTGGTCACCGCCAAGGCCAAGGGGCTGACCAACCACCGTGTGCTCTATGGCCACGTGTTCCGTAACGCCATGCTGCTGGTGATCGCCGGCTTCCCGTCGGCGTTTATCGGGATTTTCTTCACCGGCTCCTTGCTGGTGGAAGTGATCTTCTCCCTCGACGGCCTGGGCCTGATGAGTTTTGAAGCGGCGATCAATCGCGATTACCCGGTGGTCTTCGGCACGCTGTTTATCTTCACCCTGCTCGGGCTGGTGGTGAAACTGATCGGCGACCTCACCTACACCCTGGTCGATCCGCGCATCGACTTCGCCAGCCGGGAGCATTGA
- a CDS encoding extracellular solute-binding protein, translated as MMSLRTALLGSLLLCTAANAAPQHALTLYNEPPKYPADFKHFDYVNPDAPKGGTFRESAMGGFDSLNPYISKGVPADNLPLIYDTLAMQSLDEPITEYGLVAGKIEKAPDNSWVRFYLRPEARFHDGHPIRAEDVVFTFQALIKDGSPLYRTYYADVDEVVAEDPLRVLFKFKRTNNRELPLILGQLPVLPKHWWATRDFTKGNLEIPLGSGPYKVAEVKAGRMIRYERVKDYWAKDLPVTKGFYNFDNRITDYYRDSTVSLEALKAGQFDYWLEFSAKNWANAYNIPAVAEGRLIKEEIPNGNPTGMQGFVFNTRKPMFQDVRVRKAISLLLDFEWSNKQLFNGAYTRTRSYFENSEMAATGLPGPDELAILEPLRDKIPAEVFTQAFEPPKTDGSGMIRAQQREAYQLLQEAGWRIVDDKMVDTTGKPVTIEFLLAQTEFERILLPFKRNLADLGIDLVIRRVDVSQFVNRIRSRDFDMLVGSFPQSTSPGNEQREFWKSSSADKPGSRNYMGLKDPAIDQLVEELIDADSRKSLIAHAKALDRVLQFGYYVIPNWHIKTFRVAYWDHLGHPKVSPRYDVGTSTWWAKPDKKPAIPLNTSADPASGGD; from the coding sequence ATGATGTCTTTGCGTACTGCACTGCTCGGCAGCCTGTTGCTGTGCACTGCGGCCAATGCCGCCCCGCAACATGCGCTGACCCTCTACAACGAACCACCCAAATACCCCGCCGACTTCAAGCACTTCGACTACGTCAACCCGGATGCGCCCAAAGGCGGTACTTTCCGCGAGTCCGCGATGGGCGGTTTCGACAGCCTCAACCCCTACATCAGCAAGGGCGTGCCAGCGGACAACCTGCCGCTGATCTACGACACCCTGGCCATGCAAAGCCTGGATGAGCCCATCACCGAATACGGCCTGGTGGCCGGCAAGATCGAGAAGGCCCCGGACAACAGCTGGGTACGTTTCTACCTGCGCCCGGAAGCGCGCTTCCACGATGGCCACCCGATCCGCGCCGAAGACGTGGTGTTCACCTTCCAGGCCCTGATAAAAGACGGCTCGCCGCTCTACCGCACCTACTACGCCGATGTCGACGAAGTGGTCGCCGAAGACCCGCTGCGCGTGCTGTTCAAGTTCAAGCGCACCAACAACCGCGAATTGCCGCTGATCCTCGGCCAATTGCCGGTATTGCCCAAACATTGGTGGGCGACCCGCGACTTCACCAAGGGCAACCTGGAAATTCCGCTGGGCAGCGGGCCGTACAAGGTGGCAGAGGTCAAGGCCGGGCGCATGATTCGCTATGAGCGGGTCAAGGACTACTGGGCCAAGGACCTGCCGGTCACCAAAGGCTTCTACAACTTCGATAACCGCATCACCGACTATTACCGCGACAGCACGGTATCCCTGGAAGCGTTGAAGGCCGGGCAGTTCGACTACTGGCTGGAGTTCAGCGCGAAGAACTGGGCCAACGCCTACAACATTCCCGCAGTGGCCGAGGGTCGGTTGATCAAGGAAGAAATCCCCAACGGCAACCCCACCGGCATGCAGGGCTTCGTGTTCAACACGCGCAAGCCCATGTTCCAGGACGTGCGCGTACGCAAGGCCATCAGCCTGTTGCTGGACTTCGAGTGGAGCAACAAACAGCTGTTCAATGGGGCTTACACCCGTACCCGCAGCTACTTCGAAAACTCGGAAATGGCGGCCACCGGCTTGCCCGGCCCGGACGAACTGGCGATCCTCGAACCACTGCGCGACAAGATCCCGGCCGAAGTCTTCACCCAGGCGTTCGAACCGCCCAAAACCGACGGCAGCGGCATGATCCGCGCCCAACAGCGTGAGGCTTACCAACTGTTGCAGGAGGCCGGCTGGCGTATCGTCGACGACAAGATGGTCGACACCACGGGCAAACCGGTGACCATCGAGTTCCTGCTGGCCCAGACTGAATTCGAGCGTATCCTGCTGCCGTTCAAGCGCAACCTGGCAGACCTGGGCATCGACCTGGTGATCCGCCGGGTCGACGTCTCCCAGTTCGTCAACCGTATCCGCTCGCGGGATTTCGACATGCTGGTGGGCAGCTTTCCGCAGTCCACTTCACCTGGCAACGAACAGCGCGAATTCTGGAAATCCTCCAGCGCCGACAAGCCCGGCAGCCGCAACTACATGGGGCTCAAGGACCCGGCCATCGACCAACTGGTGGAAGAGTTGATCGACGCCGACTCGCGCAAAAGCCTGATCGCCCACGCCAAGGCGTTGGATCGCGTGCTCCAGTTCGGCTACTACGTGATCCCCAATTGGCACATCAAGACCTTCCGCGTGGCGTATTGGGACCATCTTGGCCACCCGAAAGTCTCGCCGCGCTATGACGTCGGCACCTCGACCTGGTGGGCCAAACCCGACAAAAAACCTGCGATCCCCCTGAATACGAGCGCCGATCCGGCGAGCGGAGGCGATTAA